One window from the genome of Salvia splendens isolate huo1 chromosome 9, SspV2, whole genome shotgun sequence encodes:
- the LOC121749320 gene encoding uncharacterized protein LOC121749320, with product MDEMKQLFKLSMELQETRVRANQDLKSRDAQILRLKELLAAAIKERDEARENCKKILLEKILVHQSALNSAISSIEDEPAKGIDGLSSSVCEESIASSPDRMPVELIKDPLPEKGKLLQAVVKRGIKNGFA from the coding sequence ATGGATGAAATGAAGCAATTGTTTAAGCTAAGCATGGAGCTCCAAGAAACCAGGGTCCGAGCAAACCAAGACCTCAAATCGCGCGACGCCCAAATCCTCCGCCTGAAGGAGCTCCTCGCCGCTGCCATTAAAGAACGCGACGAAGCTCGAGAAAACTGCAAGAAGATATTGTTGGAGAAGATCCTCGTCCACCAATCAGCCCTCAATTCAGCAATCTCCAGCATAGAAGACGAGCCCGCTAAAGGAATCGACGGATTGTCCTCCTCCGTCTGCGAGGAGAGCATCGCTTCGTCGCCCGACAGAATGCCCGTGGAGTTGATCAAAGACCCGTTGCCTGAAAAGGGGAAGCTGCTGCAGGCAGTGGTGAAAAGGGGAATTAAAAATGGATTCGCGTGA